One Glycine soja cultivar W05 chromosome 2, ASM419377v2, whole genome shotgun sequence genomic region harbors:
- the LOC114402597 gene encoding grpE protein homolog 2, mitochondrial-like isoform X3, protein MFFHRVLSRVSTNICRTSLLSASQTPQHLSSFANINLHSLLPHSPNKVLGISILVNKVIPVQLNLLLPPINSLSAPRFGFSSSASTENNDKKNRNNVHNGDSTNADPAKANEEAKNNDQARQDKPADKTEESDSESECDLSRDDLIKLVAEKEELVMLKHKEIEKMQDKVLRTYAEMENVMERTRREADNSKKFALQNFAKSLLDVADNLGRASSVATENFSKIDTSSDSAEVVKLPKTLLQGVEMTEKQLVEVLKKFGVEKFDPTNEPFDPHRHNAIFQIPDGSKPPGTVAAVLKAGYMLYDRVIRPAEVGVTHAIEDEKNNGKDSVADKGS, encoded by the exons ATGTTCTTTCATAGGGTTTTGTCCCGTGTCTCCACCAACATTTGCCGAACTTCGCTCCTCTCTGCTTCGCAAACACCCCAACACTTGTCCTCCTTCGCAAATATCAACTTACATTCCCTTCTTCCCCATTCACCCAACAAG GTACTTGGAATTTCAATCTTGGTAAACAAG GTGATTCCTGTTCAACTCAATTTGTTGCTGCCACCAATAAATTCATTATCAGCTCCAAGATTTGGGTTTTCTTCATCAGCTTCAACTGAaaataatgacaagaaaaacAGAAATAATGTGCATAATGGAGATTCTACAAATGCTGACCCTGCAAAAGCAAATGAAGAGGCAAAAAATAATGATCAGGCTAGGCAAGACAAACCTGCAGATAAAACAGAGGAATCAG ATTCAGAAAGTGAATGTGACCTATCCAGGGATGATTTAATTAAACTTGTGGCTGAAAAGGAAGAACTTGTGATGTTAAAGCACAAGGAGATTGAAAAAATGCAGGATAAAGTTCTGCGTACTTACGCAGAGATGGAGAATGTCATGGAAAGGACTAGACGTGAAGCagataattcaaaaaaatttgctTTACAG AATTTTGCAAAGAGTTTACTAGATGTTGCGGACAATTTGGGAAGAGCTTCCTCGGTTGCAAcggaaaatttttcaaaaattgatacgTCTAGTGACTCTGCTGAAGTGGTAAAACTCCCGAAAACACTTCTGCAAGGTGTTGAAATGACAGAGAAACAATTAGTAGAG GTACTTAAAAAGTTTGGTGTAGAAAAATTTGATCCTACCAACGAGCCCTTTGATCCACACAGGCATAATGCCATCTTCCAAATCCCCGATGGTTCTAAGCCTCCAGGAACTGTTGCAGCTGTTCTGAAG GCAGGATATATGCTTTATGATCGTGTTATTCGGCCAGCGGAAGTTGGTGTAACCCACGCAATCGAGGATGAAAagaataatggaaaagatagCGTAGCTGATAAGGGCTCATAG
- the LOC114402597 gene encoding grpE protein homolog 2, mitochondrial-like isoform X1 — MFFHRVLSRVSTNICRTSLLSASQTPQHLSSFANINLHSLLPHSPNKVLGISILVNKVIPVQLNLLLPPINSLSAPRFGFSSSASTENNDKKNRNNVHNGDSTNADPAKANEEAKNNDQARQDKPADKTEESGSISDSQSQTVKRRRRGFKRTAFSDSDSESECDLSRDDLIKLVAEKEELVMLKHKEIEKMQDKVLRTYAEMENVMERTRREADNSKKFALQNFAKSLLDVADNLGRASSVATENFSKIDTSSDSAEVVKLPKTLLQGVEMTEKQLVEVLKKFGVEKFDPTNEPFDPHRHNAIFQIPDGSKPPGTVAAVLKAGYMLYDRVIRPAEVGVTHAIEDEKNNGKDSVADKGS; from the exons ATGTTCTTTCATAGGGTTTTGTCCCGTGTCTCCACCAACATTTGCCGAACTTCGCTCCTCTCTGCTTCGCAAACACCCCAACACTTGTCCTCCTTCGCAAATATCAACTTACATTCCCTTCTTCCCCATTCACCCAACAAG GTACTTGGAATTTCAATCTTGGTAAACAAG GTGATTCCTGTTCAACTCAATTTGTTGCTGCCACCAATAAATTCATTATCAGCTCCAAGATTTGGGTTTTCTTCATCAGCTTCAACTGAaaataatgacaagaaaaacAGAAATAATGTGCATAATGGAGATTCTACAAATGCTGACCCTGCAAAAGCAAATGAAGAGGCAAAAAATAATGATCAGGCTAGGCAAGACAAACCTGCAGATAAAACAGAGGAATCAGGTTCTATTTCAGATTCTCAATCTCAAACTGTCAAAAGAAGGAGGAGAGGTTTTAAACGAACTGCATTTTCTGATTCAGATTCAGAAAGTGAATGTGACCTATCCAGGGATGATTTAATTAAACTTGTGGCTGAAAAGGAAGAACTTGTGATGTTAAAGCACAAGGAGATTGAAAAAATGCAGGATAAAGTTCTGCGTACTTACGCAGAGATGGAGAATGTCATGGAAAGGACTAGACGTGAAGCagataattcaaaaaaatttgctTTACAG AATTTTGCAAAGAGTTTACTAGATGTTGCGGACAATTTGGGAAGAGCTTCCTCGGTTGCAAcggaaaatttttcaaaaattgatacgTCTAGTGACTCTGCTGAAGTGGTAAAACTCCCGAAAACACTTCTGCAAGGTGTTGAAATGACAGAGAAACAATTAGTAGAG GTACTTAAAAAGTTTGGTGTAGAAAAATTTGATCCTACCAACGAGCCCTTTGATCCACACAGGCATAATGCCATCTTCCAAATCCCCGATGGTTCTAAGCCTCCAGGAACTGTTGCAGCTGTTCTGAAG GCAGGATATATGCTTTATGATCGTGTTATTCGGCCAGCGGAAGTTGGTGTAACCCACGCAATCGAGGATGAAAagaataatggaaaagatagCGTAGCTGATAAGGGCTCATAG
- the LOC114402597 gene encoding grpE protein homolog 2, mitochondrial-like isoform X2, producing MFFHRVLSRVSTNICRTSLLSASQTPQHLSSFANINLHSLLPHSPNKVIPVQLNLLLPPINSLSAPRFGFSSSASTENNDKKNRNNVHNGDSTNADPAKANEEAKNNDQARQDKPADKTEESGSISDSQSQTVKRRRRGFKRTAFSDSDSESECDLSRDDLIKLVAEKEELVMLKHKEIEKMQDKVLRTYAEMENVMERTRREADNSKKFALQNFAKSLLDVADNLGRASSVATENFSKIDTSSDSAEVVKLPKTLLQGVEMTEKQLVEVLKKFGVEKFDPTNEPFDPHRHNAIFQIPDGSKPPGTVAAVLKAGYMLYDRVIRPAEVGVTHAIEDEKNNGKDSVADKGS from the exons ATGTTCTTTCATAGGGTTTTGTCCCGTGTCTCCACCAACATTTGCCGAACTTCGCTCCTCTCTGCTTCGCAAACACCCCAACACTTGTCCTCCTTCGCAAATATCAACTTACATTCCCTTCTTCCCCATTCACCCAACAAG GTGATTCCTGTTCAACTCAATTTGTTGCTGCCACCAATAAATTCATTATCAGCTCCAAGATTTGGGTTTTCTTCATCAGCTTCAACTGAaaataatgacaagaaaaacAGAAATAATGTGCATAATGGAGATTCTACAAATGCTGACCCTGCAAAAGCAAATGAAGAGGCAAAAAATAATGATCAGGCTAGGCAAGACAAACCTGCAGATAAAACAGAGGAATCAGGTTCTATTTCAGATTCTCAATCTCAAACTGTCAAAAGAAGGAGGAGAGGTTTTAAACGAACTGCATTTTCTGATTCAGATTCAGAAAGTGAATGTGACCTATCCAGGGATGATTTAATTAAACTTGTGGCTGAAAAGGAAGAACTTGTGATGTTAAAGCACAAGGAGATTGAAAAAATGCAGGATAAAGTTCTGCGTACTTACGCAGAGATGGAGAATGTCATGGAAAGGACTAGACGTGAAGCagataattcaaaaaaatttgctTTACAG AATTTTGCAAAGAGTTTACTAGATGTTGCGGACAATTTGGGAAGAGCTTCCTCGGTTGCAAcggaaaatttttcaaaaattgatacgTCTAGTGACTCTGCTGAAGTGGTAAAACTCCCGAAAACACTTCTGCAAGGTGTTGAAATGACAGAGAAACAATTAGTAGAG GTACTTAAAAAGTTTGGTGTAGAAAAATTTGATCCTACCAACGAGCCCTTTGATCCACACAGGCATAATGCCATCTTCCAAATCCCCGATGGTTCTAAGCCTCCAGGAACTGTTGCAGCTGTTCTGAAG GCAGGATATATGCTTTATGATCGTGTTATTCGGCCAGCGGAAGTTGGTGTAACCCACGCAATCGAGGATGAAAagaataatggaaaagatagCGTAGCTGATAAGGGCTCATAG